One segment of Anatilimnocola aggregata DNA contains the following:
- a CDS encoding acyltransferase family protein encodes MGWYIPIVGRAARFAVPDSQPLQLPRGHIPALDGIRGLAILLVTAYRFAGPHDESTPGWALPLIDLGNRGVDLFFVLSGFLITGILFDAKGQASYFRNFYARRTLRIFPLYYTTLFVVLVLLPLLGISTAWLKASTTDLNSLWLYGSNLMMSHRGEWNFGGLNHFWSLCVEEHFYLVWPLVIFALSRTNAMRLCIGLFCLSAGSRIAWILLGGTGPATEVFTLFRLDSLCAGAWIALAARGPNGLGALLPAARSVLLVSGLLLLRLVVLRMRLMTIPTTLFACFFAAFILLAVASAKQGILSCLGRSSFLQWFGRYSYGMYVYQNLLLYGLASVFTAQSLQQLTGSALFGRLGFMLVMSLLTCGLAWLSWHSYEKRLLAFKHLFESKRPTVPLEQIGATLPAKEARVAHT; translated from the coding sequence ATGGGCTGGTACATCCCGATTGTTGGACGCGCGGCACGGTTTGCTGTGCCCGATTCTCAACCCTTGCAATTGCCGCGCGGGCACATCCCAGCGCTCGATGGAATCCGTGGTTTGGCTATTCTGCTGGTAACGGCTTACCGGTTCGCCGGGCCCCACGACGAAAGCACACCGGGCTGGGCATTACCGCTCATTGATCTCGGCAATCGTGGAGTCGATTTGTTCTTCGTCCTGTCTGGTTTCTTGATCACCGGAATTTTGTTCGATGCAAAGGGGCAAGCTAGTTACTTCCGGAATTTTTATGCTCGCCGTACTTTGCGAATCTTCCCGCTCTATTACACGACATTGTTCGTGGTTCTGGTTCTTCTGCCGCTATTAGGCATTTCGACAGCCTGGTTGAAGGCATCAACAACTGACCTCAATTCCCTGTGGTTGTACGGAAGCAACCTAATGATGAGTCACCGGGGCGAATGGAATTTTGGTGGATTGAATCACTTCTGGTCACTGTGCGTTGAAGAGCACTTTTACCTGGTCTGGCCGCTCGTGATCTTCGCCTTGTCGCGGACGAATGCGATGCGACTCTGCATCGGCTTGTTCTGCCTGTCAGCAGGTTCACGAATTGCTTGGATTTTGCTTGGTGGAACCGGCCCCGCAACGGAAGTGTTTACTTTGTTCCGGCTGGACTCGCTATGTGCCGGAGCGTGGATTGCCCTGGCAGCTCGCGGCCCTAATGGCCTGGGCGCGCTCCTGCCCGCTGCCCGCAGCGTCCTGCTCGTTAGCGGCCTACTGCTCCTCCGACTCGTCGTGTTGCGCATGCGTCTGATGACAATTCCAACGACACTATTTGCCTGTTTCTTTGCCGCTTTTATCTTGCTCGCAGTAGCTTCAGCGAAGCAGGGAATACTTTCTTGCCTCGGCCGTTCCAGTTTTCTGCAGTGGTTTGGACGGTACAGCTACGGCATGTACGTCTATCAGAATTTGCTGCTCTATGGCTTGGCAAGCGTCTTCACTGCCCAATCGCTTCAGCAACTGACGGGATCTGCCCTGTTTGGCCGACTTGGCTTTATGCTCGTCATGTCTCTGCTGACCTGCGGCCTGGCGTGGCTCAGCTGGCATAGTTACGAGAAGCGGCTGCTAGCTTTTAAGCATCTGTTTGAATCCAAGCGTCCAACAGTTCCTCTTGAACAGATTGGCGCTACCCTCCCGGCCAAAGAGGCGCGCGTCGCCCATACATAG
- a CDS encoding heavy metal-responsive transcriptional regulator yields MLTLTIGQVAREAGIGVETVRFYEREGLLELPARRASGYRQFEPDAVARLRFIKQAQRLGFTLREIRELLSLKLNPGATRAQVRQRALDKVTDFDRRIADLKRMKKALAPLIEACDGRGKLDGCPILAAIEKPCH; encoded by the coding sequence ATGCTGACGCTGACAATCGGCCAAGTCGCCCGCGAAGCTGGAATTGGCGTCGAAACCGTTCGATTCTATGAGCGCGAAGGATTGTTGGAACTGCCTGCGCGGCGGGCTTCTGGGTATCGACAGTTTGAACCAGATGCTGTTGCCCGTTTGCGTTTCATCAAACAGGCGCAGCGCCTTGGGTTCACCTTGCGTGAGATCAGGGAGTTATTGTCGCTAAAGCTCAATCCAGGAGCGACACGGGCACAGGTACGGCAGCGGGCCTTGGATAAAGTTACCGACTTTGACCGGCGAATTGCTGACCTGAAGCGGATGAAAAAGGCACTCGCACCGCTCATTGAAGCCTGCGACGGCAGAGGAAAACTGGACGGCTGTCCGATCCTCGCTGCAATTGAAAAGCCGTGCCACTAG
- a CDS encoding heavy metal translocating P-type ATPase: protein MSHSHTSHSLQVLGDQNKPTIDPVCGMTVDPKSAAGSVEHQGTTYYFCSTHCVHKFQKSPAQFLHAEEPPKHDRPEVNGDQESVKYTCPMHPEVVQSGPGACPKCGMALEPMQPTVDDGPDPELISMQRRFWIGTVLTLPISLIAMAGLIPSASLMKLLHENMGVLNWTQLVLATPVVLWCAWPFFERAWLSVINRSPNMFTLISIGVGAAYLYSLAVTIAPGIFPDGFRNAAGAIEPYFDSAAVIVVLVLLGQVLELRARSQTGAAIRSLLGLAPKTARLVRENGSEADIPLGHVHVGDRLRIRPGEKVPVDGAVLDGQSNVDESMVTGEPIPVEKVSGTKVVGGTVNGTGSLLMQAERVGGDTLLAQIVRMVGEAQRSRAPIEKLVNKVAAVFVPAVLGIALLTFVIWAVWGSEPRLAHALVNAVAVLIIACPCALGLATPMAIMVGTGRGATAGVLFRDAEALETLRNADTLVVDKTGTLTEGKPKLVTVEPTGDFSEHQLLAIAAGLEVSSEHPLASAIVQGAKDRGVSLSEVQDFQSVTGKGVRGLDQSRRVAVGNPAMMREENVAVSTVEARLEQLRREGQTVMLVAVDGAIAGLIGVADPIKETTPEALQMLHAEGFRVIMLTGDSRATAEAVARKLGIDEVIAEVLPEQKGEVVARLQREGRVVAMAGDGINDAPALAKANVGIAMGTGTDVAMESAAITLVKGDLRGIVRAKRLSRAISAGIRQNLFLAFVYNALSLPLAAFGLVTPMLASAAMSLSSVSVIANSLRLRGTKL from the coding sequence ATGTCGCACTCACACACCTCCCACAGTCTCCAAGTCTTAGGCGACCAAAACAAACCCACGATTGATCCGGTTTGCGGGATGACGGTAGACCCGAAGAGTGCTGCGGGTTCGGTGGAGCATCAAGGCACCACCTACTACTTTTGCAGCACACATTGCGTCCACAAGTTTCAAAAGAGCCCTGCCCAGTTTCTACACGCTGAAGAACCGCCAAAACACGATCGACCTGAAGTCAATGGCGACCAAGAGTCGGTCAAGTACACTTGCCCAATGCATCCGGAGGTTGTGCAATCCGGCCCCGGTGCTTGCCCGAAGTGCGGCATGGCGCTTGAGCCTATGCAACCAACCGTGGATGATGGGCCAGACCCTGAATTGATCTCGATGCAGCGTCGCTTTTGGATCGGCACGGTGTTGACGTTGCCGATCTCTCTGATCGCGATGGCGGGACTGATCCCTTCGGCGTCGCTGATGAAACTGCTGCACGAGAATATGGGTGTTTTGAATTGGACGCAGCTTGTGCTCGCTACGCCCGTTGTTCTGTGGTGCGCGTGGCCATTTTTTGAACGGGCCTGGCTGTCGGTTATCAATCGCAGCCCGAACATGTTCACGCTGATCTCAATCGGCGTGGGAGCGGCATACCTGTATAGCCTCGCCGTGACGATTGCACCCGGTATTTTTCCGGACGGTTTTCGGAACGCGGCAGGTGCAATTGAGCCTTACTTCGATAGCGCTGCGGTGATCGTCGTTCTCGTGTTGCTGGGCCAGGTCTTGGAACTGCGGGCGCGCTCACAGACCGGCGCCGCTATCCGGTCGCTGCTTGGCCTGGCGCCGAAGACGGCGCGTCTCGTTCGGGAGAACGGCTCGGAAGCGGATATTCCGCTCGGACACGTCCACGTCGGCGACCGGCTTCGCATACGGCCAGGTGAGAAGGTACCCGTAGACGGGGCCGTGCTCGACGGACAAAGCAACGTCGACGAGTCCATGGTCACTGGCGAGCCGATTCCCGTCGAGAAGGTGTCGGGAACCAAGGTGGTCGGCGGTACGGTGAATGGTACCGGGAGTTTGCTGATGCAAGCCGAGCGGGTTGGTGGAGATACGCTGCTGGCACAGATTGTTCGCATGGTAGGTGAAGCTCAACGCAGCCGCGCTCCGATTGAGAAACTCGTCAACAAGGTCGCAGCGGTCTTCGTCCCGGCAGTGCTTGGCATAGCGTTGTTGACCTTTGTGATCTGGGCAGTCTGGGGTTCTGAGCCGCGGCTGGCCCACGCCCTCGTCAATGCGGTGGCTGTGCTGATCATCGCGTGCCCGTGCGCCCTGGGACTGGCGACACCAATGGCGATCATGGTGGGAACGGGGCGCGGAGCCACTGCAGGTGTGCTGTTTCGTGACGCCGAGGCGCTCGAAACCTTGCGCAATGCTGACACGCTCGTCGTTGATAAGACCGGCACTTTGACCGAAGGCAAGCCAAAACTGGTAACGGTCGAACCAACAGGCGACTTCAGCGAACATCAATTGTTGGCCATAGCTGCGGGACTTGAGGTGAGTAGCGAGCACCCGCTGGCCTCAGCGATCGTACAAGGCGCTAAAGATCGCGGCGTTTCATTATCGGAAGTCCAAGACTTTCAATCCGTCACGGGGAAGGGTGTCCGTGGCTTGGACCAATCACGGCGCGTGGCAGTTGGCAATCCCGCCATGATGCGCGAGGAAAATGTGGCTGTCAGCACTGTCGAAGCACGGCTTGAACAGCTACGCAGGGAAGGGCAAACCGTTATGCTCGTCGCCGTGGATGGCGCCATCGCCGGATTGATCGGCGTTGCCGACCCGATCAAAGAAACCACGCCCGAGGCGCTGCAGATGCTACATGCAGAGGGCTTTCGGGTGATTATGCTCACAGGCGACAGTCGGGCAACCGCTGAGGCGGTCGCTCGGAAGCTCGGAATCGACGAGGTTATCGCGGAAGTGCTGCCCGAACAAAAAGGTGAGGTCGTCGCGCGCTTGCAACGAGAAGGCCGTGTGGTCGCAATGGCAGGCGACGGAATCAATGATGCTCCTGCGCTGGCCAAAGCGAATGTTGGCATCGCCATGGGCACGGGCACCGATGTAGCGATGGAAAGCGCGGCGATCACCTTGGTCAAAGGCGACCTCCGCGGCATCGTTAGAGCCAAACGGCTAAGCCGGGCCATTTCCGCTGGCATTCGCCAGAATCTCTTCCTCGCATTCGTTTACAACGCGCTGAGCTTACCTTTGGCAGCGTTTGGGCTAGTGACCCCAATGCTGGCCAGCGCCGCCATGAGTCTCAGTTCGGTGAGCGTGATCGCCAATTCACTTCGGCTTCGCGGAACAAAACTTTAA
- a CDS encoding alpha/beta fold hydrolase produces MNEVHYFGADGCALFAALVSGSSEHAAETDESVVLVLHCGGPDHQSLVPLARRTGGVHPVVLPDVRGYGKSICRNPSCYTWTQYAQDVIALLDELGVRKAILGGAGLGATICLSTAVAYPDRFRALLLISVEDIEVDEAKQAEVAFMDAFAERVRLYGIEAVGCRGTPHSALR; encoded by the coding sequence ATGAACGAAGTCCATTATTTCGGAGCCGACGGTTGTGCGCTTTTCGCGGCATTGGTCTCGGGTTCCAGTGAGCACGCGGCCGAAACAGATGAGTCAGTTGTTTTGGTGCTGCACTGCGGCGGTCCGGATCACCAGAGTCTCGTTCCGCTTGCTCGGCGAACCGGCGGTGTCCACCCGGTTGTTCTTCCTGATGTCCGAGGATACGGCAAATCCATTTGCCGCAACCCGAGCTGTTATACTTGGACGCAGTATGCCCAGGACGTGATCGCACTACTGGATGAGCTCGGTGTGCGTAAGGCGATTCTGGGCGGCGCTGGACTTGGTGCCACGATCTGCCTAAGCACCGCGGTCGCGTATCCCGATCGTTTTCGGGCTTTATTGCTGATTAGCGTCGAAGACATTGAAGTCGACGAAGCAAAACAGGCCGAAGTTGCATTTATGGACGCATTTGCGGAGCGAGTCCGGCTCTACGGAATTGAAGCGGTTGGTTGTCGCGGAACACCACATTCCGCCCTTCGGTGA
- a CDS encoding cupin domain-containing protein, with protein MRNTSLAVATMAMFVGSLLRADDHDTKEFRLYHLDKIEWKEGPPSLPPGVKIAVLEGDPSKEGPFVFRVKAPDGYRIPPHTHPKTERITVISGTFNIGMGDKFDAAATKPMPAGTYGYWETGMKHFVWIKGETVVQFHGIGPWKIEYVNPNDDPRNQKESK; from the coding sequence ATGCGAAATACATCGCTGGCCGTCGCGACGATGGCAATGTTCGTCGGCTCACTGCTACGCGCCGACGATCACGACACGAAAGAATTTCGACTTTACCACCTCGACAAGATTGAATGGAAAGAAGGCCCGCCTTCACTTCCCCCAGGCGTCAAGATCGCCGTCTTGGAAGGTGATCCCAGCAAAGAAGGGCCATTCGTGTTCCGGGTCAAGGCTCCCGACGGCTATCGTATCCCACCGCATACCCATCCCAAGACGGAGCGGATCACGGTGATTTCAGGAACCTTCAACATTGGCATGGGCGACAAATTCGACGCAGCTGCGACGAAGCCGATGCCGGCTGGAACTTATGGCTACTGGGAAACCGGCATGAAGCACTTTGTTTGGATCAAAGGCGAAACGGTGGTTCAGTTTCACGGCATTGGCCCGTGGAAGATTGAGTACGTGAACCCGAATGACGATCCTCGGAACCAAAAGGAATCGAAGTAA
- a CDS encoding OsmC family protein — translation MIKAASLNQSCQTAFTNGGQSSFADLPVAKGGAGLGFGPHELLEAALATCMVMTVRMYADRHHLPLTSVNCDVRIDRSAIESVALFYALTLEGNLTTEEKQLLQAAAASCPVARTLAARIAVVAT, via the coding sequence ATGATCAAAGCAGCTAGCCTCAATCAGTCCTGCCAGACAGCGTTTACCAACGGTGGCCAGTCCAGCTTCGCAGATCTGCCGGTCGCCAAAGGCGGGGCAGGGCTCGGCTTTGGTCCGCACGAATTGTTAGAGGCGGCGCTGGCGACGTGCATGGTGATGACGGTTCGCATGTACGCAGATAGACACCACTTACCGCTCACCTCGGTGAATTGTGATGTGCGGATCGACCGATCCGCGATCGAATCAGTGGCGCTGTTTTATGCGCTGACGTTGGAAGGCAACTTGACGACTGAGGAAAAACAACTGCTCCAAGCAGCAGCAGCGAGTTGCCCCGTTGCTCGGACTCTGGCCGCACGCATCGCCGTCGTGGCCACCTAG
- a CDS encoding methyltransferase domain-containing protein translates to MKPLAELSGEEIKCTVAERYGLVATTPGEKFNFPVGRKFAESVGYESELLDRLPAGMWESFTGAGNPQAFVDAKSGETVLDLGCGAGLDLYLYAQKVGPSGRLFGLDLAQPMLDKARSNLTALGIENVEWLHAPADAIPLPDNSVDLVTANGIYNLSPDKDAVMREVARVLKPGGRTIFAEIVLKGELPQDVRREINDWFRCIGGALVQDDFLNRMKAHGFSNPQVLWLGRNARTGHEASLCAVIRADKK, encoded by the coding sequence ATGAAACCGCTTGCAGAACTCTCCGGCGAGGAAATTAAGTGCACTGTCGCGGAACGCTACGGACTGGTGGCGACGACTCCCGGTGAGAAATTCAACTTCCCGGTCGGCCGCAAGTTCGCCGAAAGCGTTGGATACGAGTCCGAATTGCTCGATCGCTTGCCGGCCGGCATGTGGGAATCATTTACCGGAGCTGGAAACCCTCAGGCATTCGTGGATGCCAAGTCGGGGGAAACGGTCCTCGATCTGGGCTGTGGTGCTGGACTCGACCTGTATCTCTATGCACAAAAGGTCGGCCCGTCCGGACGCCTGTTCGGTCTGGATTTGGCCCAGCCCATGCTCGACAAAGCCCGCAGCAACCTGACCGCACTCGGCATCGAGAACGTCGAGTGGCTACATGCTCCAGCGGACGCGATTCCTCTGCCGGATAATTCTGTTGATCTTGTAACCGCCAACGGCATCTACAACTTGTCGCCGGACAAAGACGCCGTGATGAGGGAAGTCGCGCGAGTGCTCAAGCCTGGTGGGAGAACCATTTTCGCCGAGATCGTCCTCAAGGGTGAATTGCCGCAGGACGTGCGACGTGAGATTAACGATTGGTTCCGGTGCATTGGCGGAGCCTTGGTCCAGGATGACTTTCTGAACCGAATGAAAGCACATGGTTTTAGCAATCCTCAAGTCCTCTGGTTGGGTCGCAATGCTCGTACGGGACACGAAGCCTCGCTTTGCGCGGTGATTCGGGCAGACAAAAAATGA
- a CDS encoding rhodanese-like domain-containing protein, which translates to MKSAPHFALVLVCLIGTDLIALDLTKDSLPTVKENITAKKAVLVDVREKEEWDSGHIADALLLPLSSLEEADDVKASLARLPKDRIIYTHCAVGVRSLKAAELLKKHGYNVRPLKAGYAELLKAGFKDAE; encoded by the coding sequence ATGAAATCAGCGCCGCATTTCGCTTTGGTTCTTGTTTGCTTGATCGGGACAGATTTGATCGCTCTGGACCTCACCAAGGACTCGTTGCCAACCGTCAAAGAGAATATCACTGCGAAGAAAGCTGTACTTGTCGACGTCCGCGAGAAAGAAGAATGGGATAGTGGCCATATCGCGGACGCTCTGCTGCTTCCGCTGAGCAGTTTGGAGGAGGCCGATGACGTCAAAGCCTCATTAGCACGACTGCCCAAGGACCGCATCATCTATACGCACTGCGCTGTCGGCGTGCGTTCGCTCAAGGCAGCCGAACTTCTCAAAAAGCATGGCTACAACGTGCGTCCGCTGAAGGCGGGTTACGCCGAGTTGCTGAAGGCCGGATTCAAGGATGCCGAGTAA
- a CDS encoding cysteine desulfurase family protein, producing the protein MSSPIYLDYNATTPIAGEVAAAMSRCLTEPYGNPSSVHWAGLPARDAVETARSQVAALLCCDATEVVFTSGGTEANNYALKGLFFAKRVRGRPFHVITTRIEHPAILEPCSFLERLGAEVTRLPVDRHGLVDLEDLQRAIRPDTALISIMHANNEVGTIQPLMEIAAIARKHEILVHTDAAQTVGKIPVDVESLGVDLLTVAGHKLYGPKGVGALYVREGVELEPLLHGAGHEAGRRAGMENVLEIVGLGAACELAQLWTEDYSIKTLRDEFWIDLQAAFGDKIALNGHPTQRLPNTLNVSFRGRNGTEILAAMPNLAASTGSACHAGTTHISPVLAAMEVPRKVALGAVRFSLGRETTRSEIDTVVEMLLHINACSAIAH; encoded by the coding sequence ATGAGTTCGCCGATCTATCTCGACTACAACGCGACCACGCCGATTGCCGGCGAAGTTGCGGCGGCGATGTCGCGGTGCCTCACGGAGCCGTACGGCAATCCTTCCAGTGTGCATTGGGCAGGATTGCCAGCTCGTGATGCAGTTGAAACCGCTCGGTCACAGGTAGCGGCGCTGCTGTGCTGCGATGCGACCGAAGTCGTCTTTACGTCAGGCGGAACCGAAGCCAACAACTACGCCCTCAAGGGGCTGTTCTTTGCTAAGCGTGTTCGTGGCCGTCCCTTCCATGTCATCACCACTCGCATTGAGCACCCGGCGATTCTGGAGCCTTGCAGTTTCTTAGAACGCCTCGGGGCGGAAGTGACTCGCCTGCCAGTTGATCGGCATGGTCTCGTTGATCTGGAGGATTTGCAGCGGGCGATCCGACCAGACACTGCGCTGATTTCGATCATGCACGCCAATAACGAAGTCGGCACCATTCAACCTCTGATGGAGATCGCGGCGATTGCGCGCAAACATGAGATCCTTGTCCATACCGATGCGGCACAAACCGTCGGCAAGATTCCGGTTGACGTCGAATCGCTAGGCGTCGATTTGCTGACCGTGGCCGGCCACAAGCTGTATGGCCCCAAGGGAGTCGGGGCACTTTATGTTCGCGAGGGAGTGGAGCTAGAACCGCTGCTGCATGGCGCCGGTCACGAGGCCGGACGACGTGCCGGTATGGAGAATGTTCTCGAAATTGTGGGCCTGGGTGCCGCTTGCGAACTGGCCCAGTTGTGGACCGAAGATTATTCAATCAAAACTCTGCGCGATGAGTTTTGGATCGACTTACAAGCGGCATTCGGCGACAAGATCGCGCTGAACGGGCATCCCACGCAGCGCTTGCCCAATACACTCAACGTCAGCTTTCGCGGCAGGAATGGGACCGAGATTCTGGCTGCTATGCCGAACCTGGCCGCATCCACTGGTTCCGCCTGCCACGCCGGAACAACTCACATCAGTCCCGTCCTCGCCGCCATGGAAGTGCCTCGCAAAGTTGCCCTCGGAGCCGTGCGATTCAGCCTCGGGCGCGAGACTACCCGCAGCGAAATCGACACTGTTGTTGAAATGCTGCTTCACATCAACGCCTGTTCAGCGATTGCCCATTAG
- a CDS encoding ArsR/SmtB family transcription factor has product MDLKDSRAAAELLKAFSHPTRLAILLELVVGPKCVTDMEELLPARQANISQHLAVLRHAKLVDYAQDGSLRCYYLCRPALVEDMLALVGRNDPIVKRTPAEIQADKERLAKAIAKSTAQSAKSGRREVAKR; this is encoded by the coding sequence ATGGATTTGAAGGATTCGCGCGCTGCCGCTGAATTACTCAAGGCATTCTCGCACCCCACGCGGCTGGCAATTTTGCTGGAGCTGGTCGTGGGCCCGAAGTGCGTAACGGACATGGAGGAGTTGCTACCGGCTCGGCAGGCGAACATTTCCCAGCACTTGGCGGTACTCCGGCATGCGAAGCTCGTGGACTATGCCCAGGATGGTTCACTGCGTTGTTACTATCTGTGCCGACCTGCGTTGGTCGAGGACATGCTGGCACTTGTTGGCCGCAATGATCCTATCGTTAAGCGTACCCCCGCAGAGATCCAGGCAGACAAGGAGCGGCTGGCCAAGGCGATTGCGAAGTCTACGGCACAATCAGCAAAGTCCGGGCGTCGCGAGGTAGCCAAGCGATGA
- a CDS encoding efflux RND transporter periplasmic adaptor subunit, whose product MTRSKFIINIAVSLMSLGVAIGLGAYAFNEWKSRQTAAATSKDAPPKAPIADGNTPVRISAEARKNLGVSSKPLQLSTYFRKIEVPGVITDRPGISDRGVVAPVTGIVTKIHAYPGSTVAPNAPLFALRLVSDSLHTSQLELFKATKEIEIARQQQKRLEGLADMGGIAGSRLIEIENQVKRMDVNVLAYRQDLKARGLSEKQIEAAANGDFVAEITVTAPGEQALKVAEVALASAIEGEPARLPFSFELQMLKVELGQQIEAGQLLCTLADHRALLIEGQGFKKDMPLIQRTAKEQLPINVGFEVEEGNNWPALPNELQISHVANLIDTETRTFSFYLPLDNQWQAYSQGGKERLIWRFRPGDRVSLSIAVEKIENVFVLPQAALVREGPEAFVFRQNGDLFDRVAVHVLHEDSTSVVIANDGGPRKGAFVAQNAAASLNRVLKAQLASGIPTNVHVHADGTTHEAH is encoded by the coding sequence ATGACTCGAAGCAAGTTCATCATCAATATCGCTGTCTCGCTGATGTCGTTGGGCGTCGCCATCGGGCTCGGAGCCTACGCCTTCAACGAATGGAAAAGTCGTCAGACCGCCGCTGCCACCAGTAAGGATGCTCCGCCCAAAGCACCTATCGCCGATGGAAATACGCCGGTGCGGATTAGTGCCGAAGCGCGCAAGAACCTGGGCGTTTCGTCCAAACCACTTCAGCTCAGCACGTACTTCCGGAAGATCGAAGTCCCAGGTGTGATCACTGACCGTCCCGGTATCAGCGATCGCGGCGTTGTCGCGCCCGTGACCGGCATCGTCACCAAGATCCATGCCTATCCAGGCAGTACTGTAGCTCCGAATGCACCGCTATTCGCGCTACGCTTGGTCAGCGATTCGCTGCACACTTCGCAACTCGAACTATTCAAAGCCACCAAGGAAATCGAAATTGCTCGCCAGCAGCAAAAGCGGCTTGAAGGATTGGCGGATATGGGAGGTATTGCCGGATCGCGGCTCATCGAAATCGAAAATCAAGTCAAACGTATGGACGTTAACGTCTTGGCATACCGGCAGGATCTGAAGGCACGCGGACTCTCGGAGAAGCAGATCGAAGCTGCGGCCAATGGGGACTTTGTAGCGGAGATTACGGTCACGGCTCCCGGCGAACAGGCTCTCAAGGTCGCGGAAGTTGCCCTGGCGTCAGCCATCGAAGGCGAACCGGCTCGATTACCGTTCAGTTTCGAGTTGCAAATGCTCAAAGTTGAGTTGGGGCAGCAAATCGAGGCCGGCCAACTCCTCTGCACGCTTGCCGATCACCGCGCCCTGCTGATCGAGGGGCAGGGCTTCAAGAAGGACATGCCGCTAATCCAGCGCACCGCCAAAGAACAACTCCCGATCAACGTCGGATTTGAGGTTGAGGAGGGAAACAACTGGCCGGCGCTGCCGAATGAACTCCAGATAAGTCATGTCGCAAATCTGATCGACACCGAAACCCGCACGTTCAGTTTCTACCTGCCGCTCGACAATCAATGGCAAGCCTATTCGCAAGGGGGCAAAGAGCGGCTGATTTGGCGGTTCCGCCCTGGCGACCGCGTGAGTTTATCCATCGCCGTTGAGAAAATCGAGAACGTGTTCGTATTGCCGCAAGCCGCACTCGTGCGCGAGGGGCCAGAAGCATTCGTGTTTCGCCAGAACGGCGATCTGTTCGACCGCGTCGCCGTCCACGTGTTGCACGAAGACAGCACCTCGGTGGTGATTGCCAATGATGGCGGTCCGCGGAAGGGAGCATTCGTCGCTCAGAACGCGGCGGCCTCGCTGAACCGGGTTTTGAAGGCCCAATTAGCGAGTGGCATCCCGACGAATGTTCACGTCCATGCCGACGGCACCACGCACGAAGCTCACTAG